One genomic window of Caenorhabditis elegans chromosome I includes the following:
- the Y51F10.4 gene encoding Aa_trans domain-containing protein (Confirmed by transcript evidence) — translation MCLIIGLFILIASTCAILMGEKKTSVVEKPKAKDDSGEIRHEELKSLESLEEKVLDANLNISAKLDDISELAAKGNDTEAVKMLVEMKEQQKIQQELIVRQEQIVAQLNKKSEILANATAEGEAASEAAKIPEKLAPPENVETMEKEGKAAAESEKKAVNTET, via the exons ATGTGCTTGATTATCGGGCTATTCATTCTCATTGCAAGTACTTGTGCAATTCTTATGGGCGAGAAAAAGACGTCTGTTGTCGAGAAGCCAAAGGCAAAAGATGATTCTGGAGAGATTCGGCATGAGGAGTTGAAGTCTTTGGAGAGTTTGGAGGAGAAGGTTTTGGATgcgaatttgaatatttcagcg aaGCTCGACGACATATCAGAATTGGCAGCGAAAGGAAATGATACGGAAGCCGTGAAAATGCTTGTCGAAATGAAAGAACAACAGAAGATTCAACAGGAGTTGATAGTACGACAAGAGCAAATTGTTGCTCAGTTGAATAAGAAATCGGAGATTTTAG CAAACGCCACTGCCGAAGGAGAAGCAGCATCAGAAGCGGcaaaaatcccagaaaaaCTTGCTCCCCCTGAAAATGTGGAAACCATGGAAAAAGAGGGAAAAGCAGCAGCTGAGAGCGAAAAGAAGGCTGTGAATACAGaaacgtga
- the Y51F10.4 gene encoding Aa_trans domain-containing protein (Confirmed by transcript evidence) — translation MLVEMKEQQKIQQELIVRQEQIVAQLNKKSEILANATAEGEAASEAAKIPEKLAPPENVETMEKEGKAAAESEKKAVNTET, via the exons ATGCTTGTCGAAATGAAAGAACAACAGAAGATTCAACAGGAGTTGATAGTACGACAAGAGCAAATTGTTGCTCAGTTGAATAAGAAATCGGAGATTTTAG CAAACGCCACTGCCGAAGGAGAAGCAGCATCAGAAGCGGcaaaaatcccagaaaaaCTTGCTCCCCCTGAAAATGTGGAAACCATGGAAAAAGAGGGAAAAGCAGCAGCTGAGAGCGAAAAGAAGGCTGTGAATACAGaaacgtga